Proteins from one Rubripirellula tenax genomic window:
- a CDS encoding CinA family protein, translating into MTLAADVVARLAETKCRVVFAESCTCGMVACELGKIAGVSQWLCGSAVTYRDATKTQWLDVDADTIQTRTAVCDTVAHQMATGALGRTPESDLAVAITGHLGPDAPQGYDGLVFIGFARRKHDGAVHCEVHSHTLKRRGRGPRQVEATELVFQTLLASL; encoded by the coding sequence GTGACATTAGCCGCCGACGTCGTCGCTCGTTTGGCTGAAACGAAGTGCCGTGTTGTCTTTGCCGAAAGTTGCACCTGTGGCATGGTGGCGTGCGAACTGGGGAAGATCGCTGGTGTTTCGCAGTGGCTTTGCGGATCGGCTGTTACCTATCGCGACGCTACGAAGACGCAGTGGTTGGACGTCGATGCCGACACCATCCAAACACGAACGGCGGTTTGTGACACGGTCGCGCATCAAATGGCAACGGGAGCGCTAGGCCGAACTCCGGAATCTGATTTGGCCGTCGCGATCACGGGACACTTAGGACCCGACGCGCCTCAGGGCTACGATGGGCTGGTTTTCATTGGCTTTGCGAGGCGAAAGCACGATGGGGCCGTCCACTGCGAAGTCCATTCGCATACACTAAAAAGGCGTGGGCGAGGCCCGCGGCAAGTGGAGGCGACCGAGCTGGTTTTCCAAACGCTGCTAGCGTCGCTTTGA
- a CDS encoding glycosyltransferase family 4 protein: MSGQVHFYVNAMHSIGGVTTWSFQAASFMAKRYKTRVVTINSGTHRDEELFPGPVMKVWRAPQGEKENGVAERVAKDPVGKNSCEEIHKAFDGIFESSDKPGKRATKPTKITKPVKPTKPTKLDLGPSPVPVASHGSGPKDANKRLHPSAEEAIAAATLFVPNYLDFAYELAARSRSRGIESRCIGICHCDQENYYQQLKHYAPIIQSFIAVSPRCFQNLAECIPDRVADMHLLPYGVASQEARVSRDSEGPIRVLYAGRLSQKQKRVFDLADIARHLDAIGTDYQLDILGVGPDREALVDALAEFPRVRFYSGVSHSEMVGVYRDHDVFVLPSETEGTSIALLESMASGLVPVVTRVSGSEDVVVDGANGFLCDTGDAAAMAKAIAKLAEDRSHRSILAQQAQATVAANYRIEAQLEAFESCVRDTLKKPLAPPKIARSVL; this comes from the coding sequence ATGAGTGGTCAAGTTCATTTTTACGTCAATGCAATGCATTCGATTGGTGGCGTGACGACGTGGTCCTTTCAAGCCGCATCCTTCATGGCAAAGCGTTACAAAACGCGGGTCGTGACGATCAACAGCGGAACGCACCGAGACGAGGAATTATTTCCCGGACCGGTCATGAAGGTTTGGCGCGCACCGCAGGGCGAGAAGGAAAACGGAGTTGCCGAACGGGTTGCGAAAGATCCGGTCGGCAAAAATTCATGCGAGGAAATTCACAAAGCGTTCGACGGGATATTTGAATCATCCGATAAGCCAGGGAAGCGAGCGACGAAGCCGACGAAGATCACAAAGCCCGTCAAGCCTACGAAACCGACGAAATTGGACCTGGGGCCTTCGCCGGTTCCCGTCGCGTCGCATGGCTCCGGTCCAAAAGACGCAAACAAACGACTGCACCCGAGTGCCGAGGAGGCGATCGCAGCAGCAACCCTTTTTGTCCCGAACTATCTGGATTTCGCTTACGAGTTAGCGGCCCGTTCGCGATCACGCGGCATCGAATCACGGTGCATCGGCATCTGCCACTGCGATCAGGAGAACTATTATCAGCAGCTAAAGCACTACGCGCCGATCATCCAGAGTTTTATCGCAGTCAGCCCTCGCTGCTTTCAAAACTTGGCCGAGTGCATCCCTGATCGCGTTGCCGATATGCACCTTTTGCCTTACGGCGTTGCCAGTCAAGAGGCCCGCGTCTCGCGTGATTCGGAAGGCCCCATTCGCGTGCTGTATGCCGGACGGTTGTCACAGAAACAAAAGCGAGTGTTCGACTTGGCTGATATTGCGCGTCATTTGGACGCGATCGGCACGGATTATCAATTGGACATTTTGGGCGTCGGTCCCGATCGCGAGGCGTTGGTCGATGCTCTCGCCGAATTTCCGCGGGTACGTTTTTATTCCGGCGTTTCTCACTCCGAAATGGTTGGTGTCTATCGCGACCATGACGTCTTCGTTTTGCCATCGGAAACCGAGGGCACTTCGATCGCGCTGCTGGAATCGATGGCAAGCGGGTTGGTTCCGGTCGTGACTCGGGTCAGCGGATCCGAGGACGTCGTCGTCGATGGGGCGAACGGCTTTCTATGCGATACGGGAGACGCCGCAGCGATGGCAAAAGCGATTGCCAAATTGGCGGAAGACAGGAGCCATCGATCGATATTGGCCCAGCAGGCTCAAGCGACCGTCGCCGCAAATTATCGAATCGAGGCGCAGCTTGAAGCGTTCGAATCTTGTGTCCGGGACACGCTTAAAAAGCCGCTGGCACCCCCAAAAATCGCCAGATCCGTGCTCTAG
- a CDS encoding Crp/Fnr family transcriptional regulator — MVDVEIELLRRMPAFGGLKPAVIDRIYSEAKIVTATAGEFFFHEGDPGESLFVLESGTVLVTRKRLQDSIQLGRLHAGDCFGEMALIDFRPRSATIVAESDCHAIEVPRQSLAMLYKDDIEQYAIIMMNLGREVSRRLRVADDRLFQLQHHGLIPSV; from the coding sequence ATGGTCGACGTTGAAATCGAACTGCTCAGACGCATGCCGGCATTTGGCGGATTGAAGCCGGCGGTGATCGATCGGATCTACTCGGAAGCGAAGATTGTCACGGCTACGGCGGGCGAATTTTTCTTTCACGAAGGTGATCCCGGCGAATCGCTGTTCGTTTTGGAGTCCGGGACGGTGTTGGTCACGCGCAAGCGGTTGCAGGACTCGATTCAACTCGGGCGACTGCACGCCGGTGATTGCTTCGGGGAAATGGCATTGATCGATTTCCGACCCAGATCGGCGACCATCGTTGCAGAGTCGGATTGCCACGCGATCGAGGTGCCGCGTCAGTCGCTTGCGATGCTGTACAAGGACGATATCGAGCAATACGCGATCATCATGATGAACTTGGGCCGTGAAGTCAGCCGCCGGTTGCGAGTCGCTGACGATCGACTGTTCCAATTGCAACATCACGGCTTGATTCCATCGGTGTGA
- the katG gene encoding catalase/peroxidase HPI, whose product MRNAIHFAWKASSLSAVFIAASVFAQEPQSAASNGAGECPVMGVPKDPGQRHTAAGVYSNGDWWPNQLNLQILHQNSLKSNPMGDGFNYADEFKKLDLAALKNDINALMTTSQDWWPADYGHYGPFFIRMAWHSAGTYRVADGRGGAGYGTQRFAPLNSWPDNGNLDKARRLLWPIKQKYGQQISWADLMVLTGNCALESMGFKTFGFAGGREDVWEPQLDVYWGPETTWLGDKRYSEGRKLENPLAAVQMGLIYVNPEGPNGNPDPLAAAKDIRETFGRMAMNDEETVALIAGGHTFGKGHGAADPNKFVGPAPEGATLEEQGLGWKNSFGKGNAGDTITSGLEGAWTTTPAQWSNDYFDHMFEYEWVLTKSPAGAQLWIPKDGAAGGSVPDAHDDSKSHAPIMFTTDLALKMDPIYGPISKRFHENPKEFEAAFAKAWYKLTHRDMGPYSRCLGPEVAAPQLWQDPVPAVDHPLIGEAEVAALKAKVLASGLSVSDLVETAWASASTFRGSDKRGGANGARIRLAPQKDWAVNNPAQLSKVLKTLETIRNEFNQSQQGGKKVSMADLIVLAGSAAIEQAAAKAGNQVTVLFVPGRTDATQEQTDVEAFAVLEPTADGFRNHVGHSLDRPAEELLIDRANLLTLTAPEMTALVGGMRVLNANTDDMRLGVLTKNPGTLTNDFFVNLLDLNTVWKKSPVCEHFFEGLGRDTGDVKWKATAVDLVFGSNSQLRAIAEVYASEDSKQKFVNDFVAAWVKVMNADRFDLDPATRYRSAKLAIDGR is encoded by the coding sequence ATGCGCAACGCAATTCACTTTGCCTGGAAAGCGTCCAGCCTTTCAGCAGTTTTCATCGCCGCTTCGGTATTTGCCCAGGAACCACAATCGGCTGCCTCGAACGGGGCGGGTGAATGCCCGGTGATGGGAGTACCCAAGGATCCCGGCCAGCGACATACGGCTGCTGGCGTTTACTCCAACGGGGACTGGTGGCCGAACCAACTGAATCTGCAAATCCTTCACCAAAATTCGCTGAAAAGCAATCCGATGGGTGACGGATTCAACTACGCCGACGAGTTCAAGAAACTCGACTTGGCTGCCTTGAAGAACGACATCAACGCGCTGATGACGACGTCCCAAGACTGGTGGCCCGCCGATTACGGGCACTACGGACCGTTTTTTATCCGAATGGCTTGGCACAGCGCCGGGACGTATCGCGTGGCCGATGGCCGCGGCGGTGCCGGCTACGGTACTCAGCGTTTTGCGCCTCTGAATAGTTGGCCTGACAACGGCAATCTCGACAAGGCGCGGCGTCTGCTGTGGCCGATCAAGCAAAAGTACGGCCAACAAATCTCGTGGGCCGATTTGATGGTGCTGACCGGAAACTGCGCCCTCGAATCGATGGGGTTCAAAACCTTTGGTTTCGCCGGTGGCCGCGAAGACGTTTGGGAACCCCAGCTAGATGTGTACTGGGGTCCCGAGACCACCTGGCTGGGCGACAAACGTTACAGCGAAGGTCGCAAGCTCGAAAATCCGTTGGCCGCTGTGCAGATGGGTTTGATTTACGTGAATCCTGAGGGGCCGAACGGGAACCCCGATCCGCTTGCCGCCGCGAAGGACATTCGCGAGACGTTCGGTCGCATGGCGATGAATGATGAGGAAACGGTTGCTTTGATCGCCGGCGGACATACGTTCGGCAAAGGTCACGGCGCAGCCGATCCGAACAAGTTCGTCGGCCCTGCACCCGAAGGTGCGACTTTGGAAGAACAAGGTCTGGGTTGGAAGAACAGTTTTGGAAAAGGAAATGCCGGCGATACGATCACCAGCGGCTTGGAAGGCGCTTGGACGACAACCCCGGCTCAATGGTCGAACGACTATTTCGACCATATGTTCGAATACGAATGGGTTTTGACGAAGAGTCCGGCGGGCGCTCAACTGTGGATTCCCAAGGACGGCGCGGCAGGCGGTTCGGTGCCGGATGCTCACGACGATTCCAAGTCGCACGCACCGATCATGTTCACGACAGACTTGGCGTTGAAGATGGATCCGATTTACGGACCGATTTCCAAACGCTTCCATGAGAATCCGAAAGAGTTTGAAGCAGCGTTCGCGAAGGCTTGGTACAAGCTGACGCATCGAGATATGGGACCGTATTCGCGTTGTCTGGGTCCGGAAGTCGCCGCGCCCCAATTGTGGCAAGATCCTGTGCCAGCCGTCGATCACCCATTGATTGGCGAAGCTGAAGTTGCGGCGCTGAAAGCTAAGGTCCTGGCATCGGGCCTTTCGGTTTCCGATTTGGTCGAAACGGCGTGGGCATCGGCATCCACCTTCCGAGGCAGTGACAAGCGGGGCGGCGCCAACGGGGCCCGCATTCGGCTAGCGCCGCAAAAAGACTGGGCGGTCAACAATCCGGCCCAACTGTCGAAAGTTCTTAAAACGCTGGAAACGATTCGAAACGAATTCAACCAATCGCAACAGGGCGGCAAGAAAGTCTCGATGGCCGACTTGATCGTGTTGGCCGGTTCGGCGGCGATCGAACAGGCGGCTGCGAAAGCAGGAAACCAAGTCACCGTTCTCTTTGTTCCTGGACGCACCGATGCGACCCAAGAACAAACGGACGTTGAAGCTTTTGCCGTTTTGGAACCAACCGCCGACGGTTTCCGGAACCATGTCGGTCACTCGCTGGACCGACCGGCCGAAGAATTGCTAATCGATCGCGCCAACCTGCTGACACTGACTGCACCCGAGATGACGGCGCTTGTCGGTGGCATGCGAGTCCTGAACGCGAACACCGATGACATGCGTTTGGGGGTTCTGACAAAGAATCCGGGGACGCTGACAAACGACTTCTTCGTCAATCTGCTGGACTTGAACACCGTTTGGAAAAAGTCGCCAGTTTGCGAACACTTCTTCGAAGGCCTCGGTCGTGACACCGGCGATGTGAAGTGGAAAGCGACCGCCGTCGACTTGGTGTTCGGTTCGAATTCACAGCTGCGTGCAATTGCCGAAGTCTATGCCAGCGAAGATTCGAAACAGAAGTTCGTGAACGACTTCGTCGCCGCATGGGTCAAAGTGATGAACGCCGATCGCTTTGATCTGGATCCGGCGACACGTTATCGTTCGGCAAAGCTGGCCATCGACGGTCGGTAA
- a CDS encoding sulfotransferase — MNCRTPFFIWFHHRSGSSHLCSLLDSHPEIACWGEFFYRGEAGVDGDLFTRSACDTEAEFLNDVYSHRWSPSGATLCADDPEPPLATAVGFKLKYQQGDSYPCVLDHLRSHRSMKAIHLVRTNLVAALLSASMIPRLLDQFQRANLLATTPSHDLDRTVWLDTETILDELVELESRIDVARRELDAMDCLEVTYENLIDSPKKTCQSILDFLDVDASIELVSRLQKIMPHSIAASLGNFDEVSEALEGTRFAVHLDSSSKA, encoded by the coding sequence ATGAATTGTCGTACTCCTTTTTTTATCTGGTTCCACCATCGCAGCGGATCCTCGCACCTTTGCAGTCTGCTAGACAGCCATCCCGAAATTGCTTGCTGGGGCGAGTTTTTCTACCGCGGTGAAGCAGGCGTCGATGGAGATCTGTTCACTCGTTCGGCGTGCGATACAGAAGCCGAATTCCTGAACGATGTATACAGCCATCGATGGAGCCCTTCCGGTGCGACGCTTTGTGCCGACGATCCGGAACCACCGCTGGCAACCGCTGTAGGATTCAAGCTGAAGTATCAGCAGGGTGACTCTTATCCATGTGTTCTTGACCATCTTCGATCGCATCGATCGATGAAGGCGATTCATCTAGTTCGAACGAATCTTGTCGCGGCTCTTCTATCCGCTTCGATGATCCCGCGGCTACTGGATCAATTTCAACGAGCAAACCTGCTGGCGACGACTCCTTCCCATGATCTCGACCGAACCGTGTGGTTAGACACTGAAACAATTTTGGACGAATTGGTCGAGCTTGAATCGCGAATCGACGTTGCGCGGCGCGAGCTTGATGCGATGGACTGCTTGGAAGTGACCTACGAAAATCTGATCGATTCCCCCAAGAAGACATGTCAAAGCATTCTCGATTTCCTTGATGTCGACGCATCGATAGAACTCGTGTCTCGTTTGCAAAAGATCATGCCCCACTCGATCGCGGCTAGTTTGGGAAATTTCGACGAGGTGTCAGAAGCACTGGAAGGTACGCGATTCGCCGTTCACCTAGATTCGAGCAGCAAGGCATGA
- the ispG gene encoding (E)-4-hydroxy-3-methylbut-2-enyl-diphosphate synthase, translated as MKITRNPTRSVAIGSITVGNGHPIAVQSMTATKTQNIEATIAQAEAYRLAGAGVVRIAVDSDKDAEALAEIRKGTTANLAVDLQENFKLAELVAPYVDKIRYNPGHLYHHQREKPWQDKVRFIIEQAATHDCAIRIGVNCGSVDPAKKAKYDADDSITPMIESALEHCEFVDSLGFTRYVVSLKDSDPSKVVEVNKRFATERPDVPLHLGVTEAGMPPDGVIKTRIAFEQLIGHGIGDTVRVSLTLPNDRKPEEVAAGLGIIDDIYAGRVRSVVKFDDKALNIISCPSCSRVENEAFIDLAQSVKEMSTYAKDYDITIAVMGCRVNGPGETDDADLGLWCGPAKVNLKRGTEALGAFGYDEILPKLKAELDAIIATK; from the coding sequence ATGAAAATCACTCGAAACCCGACTCGCTCGGTCGCCATCGGAAGCATCACGGTAGGCAACGGGCACCCGATCGCCGTCCAAAGCATGACGGCGACGAAGACCCAGAACATCGAAGCCACCATCGCCCAGGCCGAAGCGTACCGGTTGGCCGGCGCGGGTGTGGTTCGCATTGCCGTCGATAGTGACAAGGACGCCGAGGCGCTCGCCGAGATCCGCAAAGGCACGACGGCAAACTTGGCCGTCGATTTGCAAGAGAACTTTAAACTTGCCGAACTGGTCGCGCCGTACGTCGACAAGATTCGCTACAACCCCGGCCACCTTTACCACCACCAACGGGAAAAACCGTGGCAGGACAAGGTACGGTTCATCATCGAACAGGCTGCGACGCATGACTGTGCCATTCGCATCGGTGTGAATTGCGGCAGCGTCGACCCGGCCAAGAAAGCGAAATATGATGCCGACGACTCGATCACACCGATGATCGAAAGCGCGTTGGAGCATTGCGAGTTCGTCGATTCGCTCGGATTTACTCGATACGTCGTTTCGTTGAAGGACAGTGATCCGTCGAAGGTCGTCGAGGTCAACAAACGGTTTGCCACGGAGCGGCCCGACGTACCGTTGCACTTGGGTGTGACTGAGGCGGGCATGCCGCCCGATGGTGTCATCAAAACTCGCATCGCGTTCGAGCAATTGATCGGTCACGGGATCGGCGACACGGTTCGTGTCTCGTTGACACTGCCCAATGATCGCAAACCCGAAGAGGTCGCTGCGGGGCTGGGCATCATTGATGACATCTACGCCGGTCGAGTGCGCAGCGTGGTGAAGTTCGACGATAAGGCGCTGAACATCATCAGTTGTCCGAGTTGTTCGCGTGTGGAAAACGAAGCGTTCATCGATTTGGCGCAAAGCGTCAAGGAAATGTCGACTTACGCGAAGGACTATGACATCACGATCGCCGTGATGGGGTGCCGTGTGAACGGTCCTGGCGAAACCGATGACGCCGATTTGGGGTTATGGTGCGGTCCGGCGAAGGTGAATCTGAAACGGGGAACCGAAGCACTCGGAGCGTTCGGATACGACGAGATTCTGCCGAAGTTAAAAGCCGAACTCGACGCGATCATCGCCACCAAGTGA
- a CDS encoding PEP-CTERM sorting domain-containing protein, with protein MSAGLVFFTLISLTVRSASGDMYDFTLVASGSTSNFGNLGIYPGLNNNDQVSYVTRSSSTNGNIHRWDAAAPATPITLGSGSFISHVPINDSGAIAYNSAGSRGYIADDSGVTELFNNSFGTNVYGVNNSGDVVAALKASNGDYEVRVRRDGGSSRRVFSDASSGEYSDYGSGGAPSPEINGSGDVAVRGRLRSTSLDGIYVHTSTGIVTIDDASGPLRQFGNIVDINDAGDVAYYGTPDSAVSSAVRDFYIYESGVGSSAVVSNADFDYLSEAGLVINNNRDFVFGGSAGGVAGLFDGSNPLTDRVISIGDTLDGSSITSLLIRRGMLNDSGNFVFSAWLDDDNNGTADRNAIFFATAAAVPEPSSLALSAMGVLAVLAQRRRRKKA; from the coding sequence ATGTCCGCAGGTCTCGTTTTCTTCACCTTGATTTCGCTCACCGTACGTTCGGCATCCGGCGACATGTACGATTTTACGTTGGTCGCTAGCGGATCCACGAGCAACTTCGGGAATCTAGGAATCTATCCAGGGTTGAACAACAACGATCAAGTTTCTTACGTCACGCGTTCTAGCTCGACGAATGGCAATATCCATCGTTGGGACGCTGCCGCACCCGCGACGCCCATTACGCTCGGCTCCGGTTCGTTTATCTCTCACGTGCCTATCAATGACTCGGGCGCGATCGCATACAACAGCGCAGGTTCGCGTGGGTACATCGCGGATGATTCGGGCGTTACGGAACTTTTCAATAACTCATTTGGAACAAATGTTTATGGCGTCAACAATTCAGGCGATGTGGTTGCAGCGCTGAAGGCTTCGAATGGCGACTATGAAGTCCGGGTTCGCCGTGACGGCGGCAGTTCACGCCGTGTCTTTTCGGATGCTTCATCAGGGGAGTATTCAGATTACGGCAGCGGCGGTGCACCCTCTCCGGAAATCAATGGAAGCGGCGACGTCGCGGTTCGTGGACGCCTCAGGAGCACGTCGCTAGACGGCATCTATGTCCATACGAGCACCGGAATTGTCACGATTGATGACGCGTCGGGACCCTTGCGTCAGTTCGGCAATATTGTCGACATTAACGATGCTGGTGATGTCGCCTACTATGGGACACCCGATAGCGCCGTTAGCAGTGCGGTTCGAGATTTTTACATTTATGAAAGTGGCGTTGGAAGCAGCGCCGTCGTCAGCAACGCAGATTTCGATTATCTCAGCGAAGCTGGCCTAGTAATCAATAACAATCGCGATTTTGTTTTTGGCGGTTCAGCGGGCGGAGTTGCGGGATTGTTCGACGGAAGCAATCCCTTAACCGATCGTGTAATCAGTATCGGCGATACGCTCGACGGCAGCTCGATTACGAGTCTGCTCATTCGCCGCGGCATGCTGAATGATTCGGGCAACTTTGTGTTTTCCGCGTGGCTGGATGACGACAACAACGGAACCGCAGACCGGAACGCGATTTTCTTCGCGACGGCTGCTGCAGTTCCCGAACCGTCCTCACTGGCTCTTTCCGCGATGGGCGTTCTGGCAGTCTTAGCACAGCGGCGTCGTCGAAAAAAAGCGTAA